A genome region from Mesorhizobium sp. B2-1-8 includes the following:
- a CDS encoding GYD domain-containing protein, with the protein MKVIILANYAPHAAKGLMQGSDRQAAVKALFESVGGKVSSVMFTRGIYDVVVNGEVPDQSAGIGMSLAVRASGSLTEMVVLEELDMKAVLAAAKKAAGAYKPAG; encoded by the coding sequence ATGAAAGTGATTATCTTGGCAAACTATGCGCCTCATGCCGCCAAAGGATTGATGCAGGGCTCGGACAGGCAGGCTGCGGTCAAGGCGCTTTTTGAAAGCGTTGGCGGCAAGGTGAGCAGCGTGATGTTCACGCGCGGCATCTATGACGTCGTTGTCAATGGCGAGGTGCCGGACCAGTCAGCGGGGATTGGCATGTCCCTTGCCGTGCGAGCGAGCGGCTCGCTGACCGAGATGGTTGTACTGGAAGAACTCGATATGAAGGCAGTGCTCGCGGCCGCCAAAAAGGCTGCGGGCGCGTACAAACCCGCCGGCTGA
- a CDS encoding aldehyde dehydrogenase family protein → MSHNLQFYIDGAWVDPVVPNTLDVVDPSNEDVFAQISLGSRADVDKAVAAAKRAFDSYGFTSVEERLDILNRVIEVYKKRSKDLALAVSREMGAPRQMALDSQVGVGLAHLTKMAETLKNFQFRHVKGNHLVVKEPIGVVGLITPWNWPLNQITCKVGPALAAGCTMVLKPSEIAPLDAIIFAEIIDEAGVPKGVFNLVNGDGPGVGQALSSHPDIDMMSFTGSTRAGILVAKAAADTVKRVHQELGGKSANILFPDVDLATAVSKGVAGCFSNSGQSCNAPTRMFVPRDRHDEAAGYAKVAAEKFTVGPADGANTKLGPVVSQVQFDKIQELIQSGIDEGATLVAGGPGRPAELNRGYYVRPTVFADVTHDMRIAREEVFGPVLAILPYDTVEQAVEQANDTVYGLASYIQAKDLQKARDVAARMRSGNVYINYPQWDAGLPFGGYKQSGNGREYAEYGLEDFLEIKGIAGYEAAE, encoded by the coding sequence ATGTCACACAATCTGCAGTTCTATATCGACGGCGCATGGGTCGATCCTGTCGTGCCCAACACGCTCGACGTCGTCGATCCGTCGAACGAGGATGTGTTCGCGCAGATCTCACTCGGCTCCAGAGCCGATGTCGACAAGGCGGTGGCCGCCGCCAAGCGCGCCTTCGACTCATATGGCTTCACCTCGGTCGAGGAGCGCCTCGATATCCTCAACCGCGTCATCGAAGTCTACAAGAAGCGCAGCAAGGACCTGGCGCTCGCCGTGTCGCGCGAGATGGGCGCGCCGCGCCAGATGGCGCTCGACAGCCAGGTCGGCGTTGGCCTCGCACATCTGACCAAGATGGCCGAGACGCTGAAGAATTTCCAATTCCGCCACGTCAAGGGCAACCACCTCGTGGTCAAGGAACCGATCGGCGTCGTCGGCCTGATCACGCCCTGGAACTGGCCGCTGAACCAGATCACCTGCAAGGTGGGTCCGGCACTCGCCGCCGGCTGCACCATGGTGCTGAAGCCGTCCGAAATCGCTCCGCTCGACGCCATCATCTTCGCCGAGATCATCGACGAGGCCGGCGTGCCGAAGGGCGTGTTCAACCTCGTCAACGGCGACGGCCCGGGCGTCGGCCAGGCGCTGTCCAGCCACCCCGACATCGACATGATGTCGTTTACCGGTTCGACGCGGGCCGGCATATTGGTGGCCAAGGCCGCCGCCGACACGGTCAAGCGCGTGCACCAGGAGCTTGGCGGCAAATCGGCCAACATCCTGTTTCCGGATGTCGACCTCGCCACCGCCGTCAGCAAGGGCGTCGCCGGCTGCTTCAGCAATAGCGGCCAGTCCTGCAACGCGCCGACCCGCATGTTCGTGCCGCGCGACCGCCACGACGAGGCCGCCGGATATGCCAAGGTCGCGGCTGAAAAGTTCACGGTCGGCCCGGCCGACGGCGCCAACACCAAGCTTGGCCCTGTCGTCAGCCAGGTCCAGTTCGACAAGATCCAGGAGCTGATCCAGAGCGGCATCGACGAGGGTGCGACGCTGGTCGCCGGCGGCCCCGGCCGCCCGGCCGAACTCAACCGCGGCTACTATGTCAGGCCGACCGTTTTCGCCGACGTCACCCACGACATGCGCATCGCGCGCGAAGAGGTCTTTGGGCCGGTGCTGGCGATCCTGCCCTACGACACGGTCGAACAGGCGGTGGAGCAGGCCAACGACACCGTCTACGGCCTTGCCTCCTACATCCAGGCCAAGGACCTGCAGAAGGCGCGCGACGTGGCGGCGCGCATGCGCTCGGGCAATGTCTACATCAACTATCCCCAATGGGACGCCGGCCTGCCCTTCGGCGGCTACAAGCAGTCAGGCAACGGCCGGGAGTACGCCGAATACGGGCTCGAGGATTTCCTCGAGATCAAGGGCATCGCGGGGTATGAGGCGGCTGAGTAG
- a CDS encoding LacI family DNA-binding transcriptional regulator, whose translation MASDDQPVPVFPKPVTLRDVAARAGVSVATASKALNDQGRMTAETRERIRDTARSLGFRPNSLAQSLLRRRSFTVGLLTNDTYGRFSLPLMSGISDALVDAGVSVFLCNVEEDPRLGQLHVEAMLDKRVDGIIATGKRIDRHLPVDLSNLHVPVIYAFTQPDPDAVAFVSDDAGGARLAIEHFCRLGRKRIAHVTGPASFAVVHERAQAYRAALTENGLPAIEPLLGAWSEAWGHEAVAKLFDTNGEKPDAVFCGNDQIARGVIDALRERGLGVPNDVGVIGFDNWEIVAEATRPPLTSIDMNLAALGREAGLTLLSQVGGKPATPGIRKLPCRLVVRQSCGRLSNG comes from the coding sequence ATGGCATCGGACGATCAGCCAGTTCCGGTCTTTCCCAAGCCCGTCACCTTGCGTGACGTGGCCGCCCGGGCCGGCGTCAGCGTCGCCACCGCCTCGAAGGCGCTCAACGACCAGGGGCGGATGACCGCCGAGACCCGCGAGCGCATCCGCGACACGGCGCGCAGCCTGGGGTTTCGTCCCAACAGCCTGGCGCAGAGCCTGCTGAGGCGGCGCTCCTTCACCGTCGGCCTGCTCACCAACGATACCTATGGCCGTTTCTCGCTGCCGCTGATGTCGGGCATATCTGACGCGCTGGTCGATGCCGGCGTCTCGGTGTTCCTGTGCAATGTCGAGGAGGATCCGCGCCTCGGCCAGCTTCATGTCGAGGCCATGCTCGACAAGCGCGTCGACGGCATCATCGCCACCGGCAAGCGCATCGACCGCCATTTGCCGGTCGACCTGTCCAATCTGCATGTCCCGGTGATCTATGCCTTCACCCAGCCCGATCCCGACGCCGTCGCCTTCGTTTCCGACGATGCCGGTGGCGCGCGGCTGGCGATCGAGCATTTCTGCCGGCTCGGCCGCAAGCGCATCGCCCATGTCACCGGCCCGGCGAGCTTTGCCGTGGTGCACGAACGGGCGCAGGCCTATCGCGCCGCGCTGACCGAAAACGGCCTGCCTGCCATCGAGCCGCTGCTCGGCGCCTGGTCGGAAGCCTGGGGACATGAGGCCGTGGCAAAACTGTTCGACACCAACGGCGAAAAACCGGACGCTGTCTTCTGCGGCAACGATCAGATCGCGCGCGGCGTCATCGATGCTCTGCGCGAACGAGGCCTCGGCGTGCCCAATGATGTCGGCGTCATCGGCTTCGACAATTGGGAGATCGTGGCCGAGGCGACCCGCCCGCCGCTGACCTCCATCGACATGAACCTGGCAGCGCTTGGACGCGAGGCCGGGCTGACCCTGCTTTCCCAGGTTGGCGGCAAGCCCGCCACGCCGGGCATTCGAAAACTGCCGTGCCGGCTGGTGGTGCGGCAGTCCTGCGGCCGCCTGTCAAATGGCTGA
- a CDS encoding co-chaperone GroES, translated as MKFRPLHDRVVIRRAEGDTKSKGGIIIPDNAKEKPQEGEVIAVGPGARDEKGALVPLDVKAGDLVLFGKWSGTEVRIDGEDLLIMKEADIMGVIERAVEAKKAA; from the coding sequence ATGAAGTTCCGTCCACTCCACGACCGCGTCGTCATCCGGCGCGCCGAAGGCGATACTAAATCCAAGGGCGGCATTATCATTCCCGACAATGCCAAGGAAAAGCCGCAGGAAGGCGAAGTCATTGCCGTCGGTCCGGGGGCACGCGACGAAAAGGGCGCGCTCGTTCCGCTCGACGTCAAGGCCGGCGACTTGGTTCTGTTCGGCAAATGGTCGGGGACGGAGGTCAGGATCGACGGCGAAGACCTGCTGATCATGAAGGAAGCCGACATTATGGGCGTCATCGAAAGGGCTGTCGAAGCCAAGAAGGCCGCCTGA
- a CDS encoding YeiH family protein translates to MSSLTRIANDIPKSRISTDLVAGRKRVDSLWNGIIPGIVLVAMITAVAFSARNVSGFALFSPMILAVVAGMIYSNVLGTPAHAKAGIAFSQKRLLRFAIVLLGFQLTLSQVVSIGASGVGIVALTLGATFLLTITLGRLIGVDAKLARLIAAGTSICGASAIVATNIVTDARDEDVTYAVASITLFGTVAMLGFPLLAPMLGLDQHAFGLWAGASIHEVAQVIGAGFQNGTQSGEIATVAKLTRVAMLAPMVIALGLAARRGSSDQSAARPPMPWFVAAFVAVVALNSLVAMPAEVKQAMAIATTIMLTMGLAAMGLQADISQLRSRGLRPLALAFCAFLFIGCFSLMLVKVSG, encoded by the coding sequence TTGTCTTCCCTGACCCGCATTGCGAACGATATTCCGAAAAGCAGGATTTCCACCGATCTGGTCGCAGGCCGCAAGCGCGTCGATTCCCTTTGGAACGGCATCATCCCCGGCATCGTGCTGGTGGCGATGATCACCGCCGTCGCCTTCTCCGCCCGCAATGTCTCCGGCTTCGCCTTGTTCAGCCCCATGATCCTGGCCGTCGTCGCCGGCATGATCTATTCCAACGTGCTCGGCACGCCGGCGCACGCCAAGGCCGGCATCGCCTTCTCGCAAAAGCGCCTTTTGCGCTTCGCCATCGTGCTGCTCGGTTTCCAGCTGACGCTTAGCCAGGTCGTCTCCATCGGCGCTAGCGGCGTCGGCATCGTGGCGCTGACCCTTGGCGCCACCTTCCTCCTCACCATCACGCTCGGCCGGCTGATCGGCGTCGACGCCAAGCTGGCGCGGCTGATCGCCGCCGGCACCTCGATCTGCGGCGCCTCGGCGATCGTGGCCACCAACATCGTCACCGATGCGCGCGACGAGGACGTCACCTACGCCGTCGCCTCGATTACTTTGTTCGGCACCGTCGCCATGCTCGGCTTTCCGCTGCTGGCGCCGATGCTCGGCCTCGACCAGCATGCGTTCGGCCTGTGGGCGGGCGCTTCGATCCATGAGGTGGCGCAGGTCATCGGCGCCGGTTTCCAGAACGGCACCCAGTCCGGCGAGATCGCCACGGTGGCCAAGCTGACCCGCGTCGCCATGCTGGCGCCGATGGTCATCGCGCTCGGCCTGGCGGCGCGCCGCGGGAGCAGCGACCAGTCGGCGGCACGCCCGCCCATGCCATGGTTCGTCGCCGCTTTCGTCGCCGTCGTGGCGCTGAACAGCCTGGTCGCGATGCCGGCTGAGGTGAAGCAGGCAATGGCGATCGCCACCACCATCATGCTCACCATGGGACTGGCCGCCATGGGCCTTCAGGCCGACATCTCGCAGCTGCGCTCGCGCGGCCTGCGCCCGCTGGCGCTCGCCTTCTGCGCCTTCCTGTTCATCGGCTGCTTCAGCCTGATGCTGGTGAAGGTCTCAGGCTAA
- a CDS encoding type II toxin-antitoxin system RelE/ParE family toxin encodes MPGMGIARPEVRAGLRTFPAGNYLILYRQTDDGAEIVRVIHGARRWQELL; translated from the coding sequence ATGCCGGGCATGGGCATTGCCCGGCCGGAAGTGCGAGCAGGCTTGCGCACGTTCCCCGCGGGAAACTACTTGATCCTCTATCGCCAAACGGACGACGGTGCGGAGATCGTGCGTGTTATTCATGGCGCACGGCGGTGGCAGGAATTGTTGTAG
- a CDS encoding MbcA/ParS/Xre antitoxin family protein, with protein MQLQSIVTTPATVGSAISDEEAGALARTTVNLFKAWNLTDFEACVLLGGISARTWARWKEGGIGRIDRDLRTRMAHLMGIHKGLRYLFTEPARGYAWIRKPNATFGGQSALDLMLRGDIADLAAMREWLDAERGAW; from the coding sequence ATGCAGCTTCAGTCCATCGTCACCACGCCAGCCACGGTTGGCAGCGCCATTTCGGATGAGGAGGCGGGTGCGCTCGCGCGGACCACGGTCAATCTATTCAAGGCGTGGAATCTGACCGACTTCGAGGCTTGCGTGCTGCTTGGCGGCATCTCGGCGCGCACCTGGGCGCGCTGGAAGGAAGGCGGCATCGGCCGGATCGACCGCGACCTGCGCACCCGCATGGCGCATCTGATGGGCATCCACAAAGGGCTGCGCTACCTCTTTACCGAACCGGCGCGCGGCTATGCGTGGATCCGCAAGCCCAATGCCACCTTCGGCGGGCAATCGGCGCTCGACCTGATGCTGCGCGGCGACATTGCCGATCTCGCGGCGATGCGCGAATGGCTCGACGCGGAGCGTGGTGCATGGTGA
- a CDS encoding diguanylate cyclase domain-containing protein, whose product MPDTSCIPKDPASLPGKRMGQGSADERRHDAATIARLEAELAAQAALIASQDVSLAHSRKIFDRASAAARIGVWECSLPDERLTWTDVVYDLFDLPRGSVLDRGEIIKCYPAESRKALDSLRGRAIAERSGFTLDAEITTVAGHWRWIRITATVECEADVPVRIFGMKQDISEEKILSDRMRYLAEFDAMTGLANRARFQARLGHAEEGRPVGALLLIDLDGFKAVNDTFGHVVGDECLKAAAERLAGGCGEAELVARVGGDEFAVLLGPHLDRAAVSGMARHLIEAMAKPLPVRGQSLRLGASVGIAFAEAGQPCDLFMQADTALYAAKAAGRNTFRIFKAEGQVKGRSAAA is encoded by the coding sequence ATGCCCGATACATCCTGCATTCCGAAAGACCCGGCCTCGCTACCCGGCAAGCGGATGGGGCAAGGCAGCGCCGACGAACGGCGCCACGATGCCGCGACCATCGCCAGGCTCGAGGCGGAACTTGCCGCGCAGGCGGCGCTGATCGCCAGTCAGGATGTTTCGCTTGCCCACAGCCGCAAGATCTTCGACCGGGCGTCGGCCGCGGCGCGCATCGGCGTGTGGGAATGCAGCCTGCCCGACGAGCGACTTACCTGGACCGATGTGGTCTACGACCTGTTCGACTTGCCGCGCGGCTCGGTGCTCGACCGCGGCGAGATCATCAAGTGCTATCCGGCTGAATCGCGCAAGGCACTGGATAGTCTGCGCGGCCGTGCCATCGCCGAGCGCAGCGGCTTCACCCTCGATGCCGAGATCACGACCGTGGCCGGCCATTGGCGCTGGATCCGCATCACCGCCACCGTCGAGTGCGAGGCTGATGTGCCCGTGCGCATCTTCGGCATGAAGCAGGACATCTCCGAGGAAAAAATCCTTTCGGACCGGATGCGCTATCTGGCCGAATTCGACGCCATGACCGGGCTTGCCAACCGCGCTCGCTTCCAGGCGCGGCTCGGGCATGCGGAGGAGGGCCGACCCGTCGGCGCGCTCCTTTTGATCGACCTCGACGGCTTCAAGGCCGTCAACGACACCTTCGGCCATGTCGTCGGCGACGAGTGCCTGAAGGCGGCGGCAGAACGCCTTGCCGGCGGTTGCGGCGAGGCGGAGCTGGTGGCGCGCGTCGGCGGCGACGAGTTCGCGGTGCTGCTTGGGCCGCATCTCGATCGAGCCGCCGTCTCAGGCATGGCGCGCCACCTCATCGAGGCGATGGCCAAGCCGCTTCCCGTCCGTGGCCAGTCGCTCAGATTGGGCGCCTCGGTCGGCATTGCCTTCGCCGAGGCCGGTCAGCCCTGCGACCTGTTCATGCAGGCCGACACCGCGCTCTATGCCGCCAAGGCCGCAGGCCGCAACACGTTCCGCATCTTCAAGGCCGAGGGGCAAGTGAAAGGGCGCAGCGCCGCGGCATGA
- the groL gene encoding chaperonin GroEL (60 kDa chaperone family; promotes refolding of misfolded polypeptides especially under stressful conditions; forms two stacked rings of heptamers to form a barrel-shaped 14mer; ends can be capped by GroES; misfolded proteins enter the barrel where they are refolded when GroES binds) gives MSAKEIKFSTDARDRMLCGVEILTNAVKVTLGPKGRNVIIDKAYGAPRVTKDGVAVAKEIELADKFENMGAQMVREVASKTNDLAGDGTTTATVLAASILREGAKLVAAGMNPMDLKRGIDQAVAAVVGEIKAKAKKVKSSAEIAQVGTIAANGDASVGEMIAKAMNKVGNDGVITVEEAKTADTELDVVEGMQFDRGYLSPYFVTNADKMRAELEDPYILIHEKKLGNLQAMLPILEAVVQGGRPLLIIAEDVEGEALATLVVNKLRGGLRVAAVKAPGFGDRRKAMLEDIAVLTSGQMISEDLGIKLENVTIEMLGRAKRVLIDKDTTTIIDGAGTKATIQARVAQIKGQIEETTSDYDKEKLQERLAKLSGGVAVIRVGGATESEVKEKKDRIDDALNATRAAVEEGIVPGGGVALLRARSALSGLNGANADVTAGISIVLRALEAPIRQIAENSGVEGSIVVGKLADSKDHNQGFDAQNEVYVDMIKAGIVDPAKVVRTALQDAGSIAALLITAEAMITDIPPKDAAPAGGGGGMGGY, from the coding sequence ATGTCTGCCAAGGAAATCAAATTCTCCACCGATGCGCGTGACCGCATGCTCTGCGGCGTCGAAATCCTCACCAATGCGGTGAAGGTGACTCTGGGTCCCAAGGGTCGCAACGTCATCATCGACAAGGCTTATGGCGCCCCACGCGTCACCAAGGACGGCGTCGCCGTTGCCAAGGAAATCGAGCTTGCGGACAAGTTCGAGAACATGGGCGCGCAGATGGTGCGCGAAGTGGCCTCGAAGACCAATGACCTCGCTGGTGACGGCACCACGACAGCCACGGTGCTGGCCGCTTCGATCCTGCGCGAAGGCGCCAAGCTGGTCGCCGCCGGCATGAACCCGATGGATTTGAAACGCGGCATCGACCAGGCCGTCGCCGCCGTCGTCGGGGAAATCAAGGCGAAGGCCAAGAAGGTCAAGTCGTCGGCCGAGATCGCGCAGGTCGGCACCATTGCCGCCAATGGCGACGCCAGCGTCGGCGAAATGATCGCCAAGGCGATGAACAAGGTCGGCAATGACGGCGTCATCACCGTCGAGGAAGCCAAGACCGCCGACACCGAACTCGACGTCGTCGAAGGCATGCAGTTCGACCGCGGCTATCTCAGCCCCTACTTCGTCACCAATGCCGACAAGATGCGCGCTGAACTCGAGGACCCCTATATCCTCATCCACGAGAAAAAACTCGGCAATCTGCAGGCGATGCTGCCCATCCTCGAAGCGGTGGTGCAGGGCGGCAGGCCGCTGCTGATCATTGCCGAGGACGTCGAAGGCGAGGCCCTCGCTACCCTGGTCGTGAACAAGCTGCGCGGCGGCCTCAGGGTCGCGGCCGTCAAGGCACCGGGCTTCGGCGACCGTCGCAAGGCGATGCTGGAAGACATCGCGGTGCTCACATCGGGCCAGATGATTTCCGAGGATCTCGGCATCAAGCTTGAAAACGTCACCATCGAGATGCTCGGCCGCGCCAAGCGCGTGCTGATCGACAAGGATACCACCACGATCATCGACGGCGCGGGCACCAAGGCGACCATCCAGGCGCGCGTCGCCCAGATCAAGGGCCAGATCGAGGAGACGACCTCGGACTACGACAAGGAAAAGCTCCAGGAGCGGCTGGCAAAGCTGTCAGGCGGCGTTGCCGTCATCCGCGTCGGCGGCGCCACCGAGTCGGAAGTGAAGGAAAAGAAGGACCGCATCGACGACGCGCTGAACGCCACGCGTGCGGCGGTCGAGGAAGGCATCGTGCCAGGCGGCGGCGTCGCCCTGCTTCGTGCCCGGTCGGCGCTATCAGGCCTGAACGGCGCCAATGCCGATGTCACCGCCGGCATTTCCATCGTGCTTCGCGCGCTTGAGGCGCCGATCCGCCAGATCGCCGAGAATTCCGGCGTCGAGGGCTCGATCGTCGTCGGCAAGCTCGCCGACAGCAAGGACCACAATCAGGGCTTCGACGCCCAGAACGAGGTCTATGTCGACATGATCAAGGCTGGGATCGTCGACCCGGCGAAGGTGGTGCGCACGGCATTGCAGGACGCCGGCTCGATCGCGGCCTTGCTGATCACCGCCGAAGCGATGATCACCGACATCCCGCCGAAGGATGCGGCACCGGCGGGTGGTGGTGGTGGCATGGGCGGCTACTAA
- a CDS encoding GNAT family N-acetyltransferase yields MIVNSSIRFRPAEPADAAAIRDIVRAAYARWVPVIGREPLPMRADYDKAIAEHQIELAVAEDRIVGMIETMLEDGHLWIENVCVAPEAHGRGIGRLLLERAETKAREAGRPELRLLTNGAFEANVSLYRKLGYTIDREEPFMNGTTVYMSKRPVGCPPIGA; encoded by the coding sequence ATGATTGTCAATTCTTCCATCCGGTTTCGGCCGGCCGAACCTGCTGACGCCGCAGCGATCCGCGACATAGTCCGTGCCGCCTATGCCAGATGGGTGCCGGTGATCGGCCGCGAGCCGCTGCCGATGCGCGCCGATTACGACAAGGCCATCGCCGAACACCAGATCGAGCTCGCCGTCGCGGAGGACCGCATCGTCGGCATGATCGAGACCATGCTGGAGGACGGTCACCTCTGGATCGAGAATGTCTGCGTCGCGCCGGAGGCGCACGGCAGGGGCATCGGCCGGCTGCTGCTGGAGCGTGCGGAAACCAAGGCGCGCGAGGCAGGACGCCCGGAGCTCCGCCTGTTGACCAACGGCGCCTTCGAAGCCAATGTGTCGCTCTATCGCAAGCTTGGCTATACGATCGATCGGGAGGAGCCGTTCATGAACGGAACGACGGTCTATATGAGCAAGCGGCCAGTTGGATGCCCACCAATCGGAGCGTGA
- a CDS encoding type II toxin-antitoxin system ParD family antitoxin has translation MANVEKVSVALTPEMATMMREVVAAGEYALASEVMREALREWKFRRVQRDQAIDELGRLWDEGMASGDPVDGRDAFARIKGKLDARIAERTSR, from the coding sequence ATGGCGAATGTCGAGAAAGTGAGCGTTGCCCTCACGCCCGAAATGGCAACCATGATGCGCGAGGTCGTTGCGGCGGGCGAATACGCTTTGGCGAGCGAAGTCATGCGCGAGGCCTTGCGCGAGTGGAAGTTTCGTCGGGTGCAACGCGACCAAGCCATCGACGAGTTAGGCCGCCTATGGGACGAAGGCATGGCAAGCGGCGATCCCGTAGATGGACGGGATGCCTTCGCCCGGATCAAAGGCAAGCTTGATGCGAGGATTGCCGAGCGCACATCGCGATGA
- a CDS encoding ACT domain-containing protein, giving the protein MAARIKLKQLPGLYAISRLEAGDGIPAWADGPGFVSITRTDDELSITCLQHRVPDAVKHDRDWVAFKLQGPFAFDETGIVLSVIRPLSENELGIFLVSTFDGDHLLVKASDQEAARRLLGEAGHTLTSEQIGRLA; this is encoded by the coding sequence ATGGCTGCCAGGATCAAGCTTAAGCAACTCCCCGGCCTGTACGCGATTTCGCGGCTTGAAGCCGGTGACGGCATTCCTGCCTGGGCGGACGGGCCAGGCTTCGTCAGCATCACCAGAACCGACGACGAGCTCTCGATCACCTGCCTCCAGCATCGCGTGCCGGATGCCGTCAAGCACGATCGCGACTGGGTCGCCTTCAAATTGCAGGGACCCTTTGCGTTCGACGAAACCGGCATCGTGCTGTCGGTCATCAGGCCGCTGTCGGAAAACGAGCTGGGCATCTTCCTGGTATCGACCTTCGATGGCGACCACCTGCTGGTGAAAGCGTCGGATCAGGAAGCGGCGAGACGGCTGTTGGGCGAGGCGGGTCATACGCTTACCTCTGAGCAAATAGGGAGGCTGGCGTGA
- a CDS encoding RES family NAD+ phosphorylase translates to MVSGLAVRRRVHRPQTYRIIRSIHPPIDLFEDIADPRDWDALAAVEEKTNPRIRLELGDLGKVPAARRVSGPGASFVMAPFVHCSTLRPGRFSDGSYGIYYAGDSEDVALAETIHHHQNFMRATNEAPGWTADFRVLIGSVDRDLDDVNAVPGVLDPDDYTASQAEGRALRAAGSDGLVWNSVRMAEGECIGIFWPDVIDVPVQGRHYSYHWDGGRVDFVRQHDTGKVLAVV, encoded by the coding sequence ATGGTGAGTGGACTTGCGGTCCGGCGCCGCGTCCACCGGCCCCAGACCTATCGCATCATCCGCTCCATCCATCCGCCGATCGACCTCTTCGAGGACATCGCCGACCCGCGCGACTGGGATGCGCTGGCCGCCGTCGAGGAGAAGACCAACCCGCGCATCCGGCTCGAGCTCGGTGATCTCGGCAAGGTGCCGGCCGCAAGGCGGGTTTCGGGTCCCGGCGCCAGTTTCGTCATGGCGCCTTTCGTGCATTGCTCGACCTTACGACCCGGCCGCTTCTCGGATGGCAGCTACGGCATTTATTATGCCGGCGACAGCGAGGACGTGGCTCTGGCCGAAACCATCCACCATCACCAGAACTTCATGCGCGCCACCAACGAGGCGCCCGGCTGGACGGCCGATTTTCGCGTGCTGATCGGCAGCGTCGACCGCGATCTCGACGACGTCAACGCCGTGCCCGGCGTGCTCGACCCGGACGACTATACGGCGTCGCAGGCGGAAGGGCGGGCGCTGCGGGCCGCCGGCAGCGACGGGCTGGTGTGGAACAGCGTGCGCATGGCGGAAGGAGAGTGCATCGGCATCTTCTGGCCAGACGTCATCGATGTCCCGGTCCAGGGCCGCCACTACAGCTACCACTGGGACGGCGGACGCGTCGACTTCGTGCGCCAGCACGACACGGGCAAGGTGCTGGCGGTGGTGTGA
- a CDS encoding GAF domain-containing protein, producing MFAAKAIDTSDKVAFYRDLAAQLKALLEGEGDSIANAANTSALIFQMVPDLNWAGFYFLASDEELVLGPFQGKPACVRIAVGNGVCGTAVELGTSMLIKDVHDFPGHIACDAASRSELVVLLEDEEGVFGVLDLDSPTPGRFDSADQAGIEALAAIYVAASSFVD from the coding sequence ATGTTTGCCGCCAAGGCCATCGATACCTCGGACAAGGTCGCATTCTATCGCGACCTCGCCGCGCAACTGAAGGCATTGCTGGAGGGCGAGGGCGATTCCATCGCCAATGCCGCCAACACCTCGGCACTGATCTTCCAGATGGTGCCCGACCTCAACTGGGCTGGCTTCTACTTCCTGGCATCGGACGAGGAACTGGTGCTCGGACCCTTCCAAGGCAAGCCGGCCTGCGTGCGCATCGCTGTCGGCAACGGCGTGTGCGGAACGGCGGTCGAGCTCGGCACCTCGATGCTGATCAAGGACGTGCATGATTTCCCCGGCCACATCGCCTGCGACGCCGCCTCGCGCTCCGAGCTAGTGGTGCTGCTGGAAGACGAGGAGGGCGTCTTCGGCGTGCTCGACCTCGACAGTCCGACGCCCGGCCGTTTCGACAGTGCCGACCAGGCCGGCATCGAGGCGCTGGCGGCGATCTATGTCGCGGCGAGTTCGTTTGTGGATTGA
- a CDS encoding ester cyclase, whose translation MTETDLYRGYIDCLNNQDWQRLHRFVHDEVHYNGDRVGLSGYRDMLERDFREIPDLYFDVQLLISDPPFIASRLQFNCTPKGTFLGLLVNGRKVSFSENVFYEFLNDRIRNVWSVIDKAAIEAQL comes from the coding sequence GTGACCGAAACCGATCTCTATCGAGGCTATATCGACTGCCTCAACAATCAGGATTGGCAAAGGCTGCATCGCTTCGTCCATGACGAGGTGCATTATAATGGCGACCGGGTTGGACTGTCGGGCTATCGCGACATGCTGGAACGGGATTTTCGCGAAATCCCGGACCTCTATTTCGATGTCCAGCTGTTGATCTCAGACCCACCGTTCATAGCGAGCCGCCTCCAGTTCAATTGCACGCCCAAGGGAACTTTCCTCGGACTGCTCGTCAACGGCAGGAAAGTCTCCTTCAGCGAGAACGTCTTCTACGAGTTTCTGAACGACAGGATCAGGAACGTCTGGTCCGTGATCGACAAGGCGGCGATCGAGGCGCAGCTTTGA